In the genome of Dyadobacter fermentans DSM 18053, the window GGCGTGCGGATCGACGAACTGATCCTTTCCGTGAAAGAAGCAACAGACCGCATTATCCCTGATAACCATGTGGTGATCGATTTCGACAATCTGCCCGACGACGAGGGCAAGCTGGTGGTAAACGGCAACCTCGCATTGCTGAAAGCGGCGTTTTCCAACATTGTGCTCAATAGCTGCAAGTATTCGGACAACAAACCTGTGAGGATCAAGATCAGCGCGGACGCCAAATATGTGATCGTGGAGATAACCGACCAGGGGATCGGTATTCCGGACCGCGAGATCGGGCAGATCTTTGTGCCGTTTTTCAGGGCTTCCAACACGGGCCGGTATAAAGGCTACGGAATCGGTTTGCCGCTGACAAACAACATTATACGCATGCATCAGGGCAAGGTGGAAGTGCACAGCCGCGTGCAGGAAGGCACCCGCTTCATCACCTATCTTCCGTACAGGTATTCCCATCATTCTTAATTCATTTTAATATTCTTATTTCATTCTAATAAGTCTCTCACTACATTATAATATCGCTCTTAAACCGGGCTAATGTCTCAGCTGTAACATTGCATTGTAATTGATTATCAACGCTTTGTTAACTTAAAACAGCAATTATATGAGAACAGTGGTGATACCTACGGACTTTACGAATGAAGGGATACAGATTGCCGAAGCCATTGTAAGAGAGATGCGGGACGAGGTGCGTTTGATCTTTACACACCTTTTCCATGTGGCCGACGACATTCAGGATTTGCTCTTCTCAACCTACCGCGAAAAAGAATATGAACTCGTTCCAGAAGAGTTCTGGGAAGAGTGCCGGATGCTCCGGGAAGCCTACCCCGAAATTTCGAGCATCAAAATCGACTTCTTCTATGGCAACAAGCTGGCCCTGCTGAAAAATTTCCTGGAATACTACGAAACGGATCTCATTGCTTATTCGGAGCAATACGGAATTCCGAAGCTGACCAAAAGCAGTCTGGACGCATTGCCGGTGCTGAAAAAGACCGGTTATATGATGATCAACGCCGACATGGTACGCGTGTCGTCGCTGGCCGATGCGGGAGGTTACCGGTAAGCCGGTGTTTTTTGATATGAGATTGTGAAAAAGGTTAAAGACTAGGCTATATGCTTCTCAAAAAGAATATCCCGATCCGCTACATCTTCGGTAAGATCAAGTACGAGGTCATGTTTGTGACCGTCTACGGTATCGCTATCGAGGTCATTTACCAGAATTACCATATTACCAACATTTCGATCCCGATGACGGTGCACAGCGTGCTCGGTACGATCATTTCGTTGCTCCTTGCATTCCGTTCCAATCAGGCCTACGACCGTTGGTGGGAAGCCCGGATCATTTGGGGTGCCATCGTAAACGACTCGCGGACATTCGCGCGGCAGATCCTTTCGCTCATGGAAGACCCGCTCGATCCCGACCGTATCGACGGTTTCAAGAAGCGGATGATCAAGCGCCAGATCGCCTGGTGTTACGCATTGGGCAAAGGCCTGCGCCGCGACGACCCGATGCCGATGATCAGCAAGTTTGTGTCCGAAGAAGAAATGGAATACCTGAAAGACTTCGACAACAAGCACGTTGGCCTGGTGCAGCTGCACGCCCGTGACCTGAACAATGCATTGAAACAAGGCTGGCTGAACCCCTACCAGCAGGTAGAGCTCGACCAGACGCTGACGCGCCTGTGCGATCACATGGGTAAGTCGGAACGGATCAAAAACACCGTTTTCCCTTCGACTTACAGCCTTTACATTCATCTGGCATTGCACTTCTTTATCCTCTTGCTGCCGTTCGGGCTGGTTCAGCTGTTCGGTTTCCTGATGGTGCCGGTGCTGGTGGTGATCACGGCATGTTTCTTCCTGATCGAGAAAATGGCGATCCATTTGCAGGACCCGTTCGAAAACAAGCCTACCGACACGCCTGTGCTGTCGATCTCGAGGAATATCGAGCGTGATTTGAAACAAATGATGAAAGACAAGCACGTTCCCCAGGCATTTCAGCCCGAAACGTTCTACATTTTGTAGTGAGGGTTAAAAACCCAACACGTGATAGCGGCGCCCAGGCGCCGCTATTTTCGTTTCATGCCGTTATGAATGTCCACCAGGATGCGGTGGTCGTCGCGCACCCAGTTGCCGCTCTGGTATTTTTTGTGCTTGCCGGTAAAAAGGTAATCCTCGAACATATCGTAGGCCTTGTGCGCGTCGTCGGCGGAATGGAACGATTCCAGCCAGGTGGAAGGTATCTGATCCTTTTTGACTACGCCAATACCCACATTGTAAAGCCTCACGATCCCCTGCGAAAATTCCAGCGAAATGTAATCCTGCTCACGGATCTGCGCGCTGCTGAGCACCGATGCCGTGTGCGCGAGGTAATTCAGTAGCCGTGCGCGGATCTGCGCATCGGTTTCCGGGCGTGCGGGCTTAATGCGCCACCAGTTGTTCTGCCCAAAGTAAGGGTCTTCGCGAAAGCGCGGCAGCTTCCGGCCGTACTCCGTGAGCGACAGGCTTTCGGTGGGAGAGAATTCGAAGTTGATCAGCCGCAGACCATTGTCGGCATAAGTGATGAAAACGCCGATTTCCTCAGTATTGCGGTTTGAGGTAAGGAAAATGGAGCTGGTGGTGGTATCGAAATCCCATTGGCCGACGGTGTATTCGCCTTTGGTGCCTACCCGGGTGAAAGTGCTGTCGGGGAAGAAGGAAATCAGCATATCGTTTTTAGAGCCTGGCTCAAACTGCCTGACCGGCTGGCCGTCGGGGCTGATGACGCCCTGGTTACCCGTACTCACACCCGAAATGCGCCAGGTGCCGATCATATTGGCCGGTTTCGGCTTGGTACGCTCCCGGATCTCGTCGCGCGCCGGGCGGGAGGGACGTTTGGAGCCGGTCCGGTAGATGATCCCGTGATGCTGCATCATGGTGATCATCATAAAGAGTATGAAGAGTTTAAAGGATGTCATGGTGCGGCTGCTGATGCGGTAGTGTTTACCCTAATTTAGGTATTTAAATTCAAATCCAAATGAAGTAAACAGGCAGAAACATGAAATTTTGAGTATTTCCGGGCCATTTTTTTCTTATTCCGGCATATCGGGATGGTCATACTGCATCCGCGTTTAATCCTAAAACCCAGGACTTCTGCCCATGAACTTGCTCAGGTTGCTACCGCTGCTGCTGGTATTTGTATTGTTTAATTTCAAAGACGACTTTCAGCCGCGTAACGCGCTGGAAGCTACGCCGCTTTCTGCCGATACGCCATTGCGCGCCGTGCAGGATGCGAAGGGCGAAACGATCAGTATTTTCCGGGGCAGCGAGTCGAAGCCGATCCTGACGCAAAACGCAACACCCGATTTCAGGCCCTACTTGCACCCGATCGTCGCTCCCGACGGCCAGGGCGTGCTCACCGAATACAGTCCGGGCCACCACAAGCACCAAACGGGCATTTACTGGGGCTACACCCGCGTGAACGGCCGCGATTATTTCCATCATCCGGGTGATGGTTATTGGAAAAAAATCTCCGCCAAAGTGCTGGAAGCCAAGGGTACGGAAGTGAAATGGCAAACCGTGTACGACCTCCTCGACTCGACCGGCACCGCCGTGCTCACCGAAACGCAAAACTGGTCTATGCGGGTAAAAGACGGCAAATACCTCCTCGACCTTGAATGGAACGGCGAAGCCAAAACCGACGTCACCATCGGCAAATACGACTACGGCGGCCTATTTGTGCGCATGCCGTGGAAAGAGGGCATCAAAGGGGCCGTGGTGAATGCGGCGCGGCAAAAGAACGAGAAAGCCGAAGGCCAGGCGGCTATGTGGGTGGACATTGGGATGCAGGTGCCCGGCCGCAACGACCTCGCGCACATCGCCATTCTCGACCATCCCTCCAACAAAGGCTACCCGCAAACGTGGCGCGTGGACGGCCAGCTGGGCGCGGGCCCGGCGCGCGCGCGCAAGGGCGATTGGCACATCCAAAAAGGCGAAACGGAGATCATTAAACATGAACTGGTGGTTTACACCGGTGATTTTAAGGATGTGGAGCTGAATAAAACATTCGGCGAGTTTATCGGTAATACTGGGCAGTATAATACCACTGCATTGTGGGCGCTGGCGCAGAAGGAGGGTAGGGAAGCCAAATTCCTCAGTGCGCAGGAAGCTGTGGCCGCGATGACCGTGAAGGAGGGTTATCAGGTCAATGCATTTGCCTCCGAACCGATGATGACCCAGCCGATGGCATTCTGCTGGGACGACCGTGGCCGGATGTGGATCGCTGAAAACAAAGACTATGAATCACGCGGGAAAGGATTTTCCAACAACGGCAGCAGCCGCATTCTCATCCTGGAAGACACCGATCACGACGGCGTGGCCGATAGCAAAAAGGTGTTCATGGAAGGCATCGCATTCCCGGCCGCATTGGCGGTGGGATTTGGCGGCGTGTTCGTGGGAGCACCGCCGAACCTCTTGTTTGTCCCCGACAAAAACGGCGACGACAAAGCCGATATAGACGACATTGAAGTGCGGCTCACCGGCTGGGGCATCCGCGATCGCCACGAAACGCTCAACAGCTTTCATTGGGGCCCCGACGGCTGGCTGTACGGCTTGCAGGGATTTGCAACGCCCTCCAAAGTAGGCAAACCGGTTGGAAAAGGTAAACTATACAAGCATAAAGACGCATTCCCCGAAAATATCGAAGTTGAAGACGGCGTCGACATCAATGGCGGCGTGTGGCGCTACCATCCTACCAAACGCCGGTTTGAGGTGGTGGCGCACGGTTTCAGCAATCCCTGGGGCATCGATCACGACGCCAAAGGCCAGCTTTTCATCACAGCCTGCGTGATCCCGCATTTGTGGCACGTGGTGCCGGGCGGCATTTACCACCGGCAGGGCGGGCAGCATTTCAATCCGTATGTATATAATGATATCAAAACCATCGCCGATCACAGCCACCGCTCGGCGCATGGCGGGGCGCGCATTTACCAGTCGGATGCCTTCCCGGCGGCTGAGCGCGGCAAGATTTTCATGGCTAACATTCACGAGCACGGCATTTTGTCGGACCAGCTCATTCCGAAAGGCTCCGGCTTCGCGGGCAAGCACAGCGACGATTTCCTGATGGCCAACAACGCCCAGTGGGTCGGGTTCAGCATGGAAATAGGGCCGGAGGGCGGCATGTACATCCTCGACTGGCACGACGCCGACATCTGCGGCTCCGACGTACTCAACTCCGAAACCGGCCGGATTTTCAGGGTAGTGCCCAAAAACTCCCTCGCCGAAAACTGGAAGGGCCGCTACGACGACCTCAACAAACTTTCCGACGCCGACCTGGCCGCATTGCAAACGAGCAAAAGCGACTGGCATGCGCGGCGTGCGCGGGTGGTTTTGCAAAGCCGCGCCGCAGCCAGTGGCAAGATTTCGCAGGAAGCAATTGCCAAACTGAATGTACTGTACCAATCCACGGACAATGCCGACAACCGCCTCCGGGCGATGTGGGCATTGAAAGTCACCGATAACCTGGACAATGCAGCGTTAAAGCAGGCGCTGGGCGACGCGGACGCGCACGTTCGCGCCTGGGCGATCCAGTTTTTGTGCGAGGATGCACAGCCGGGCGTGGAAGTGGTTAGTCAATTCGCCAAAATGGCGGCTGGTGATGCGTCGCCGGTGGTACGCCTTTACCTCGCGTCGGCGCTGCAACGGGTGAATGATGAGGGCAAATGGAACATTGCCAAGGGACTTTTGGCGCACGCAGGCGATGCGGCCGACCATAATCTTCCGAAAATGATCTGGTTTGGCATCGAGCCGCTCGTGAAAGGCAACGCAACTCGTGCACTGGAATTGGCTGGAAGCAGTAAAATACCGATGGTAACGCAGTTTATAGCGAGAAGATTGGTGGATGCGGACCAGATTTCGACACTTGTAGCAGCCCTCGGAAAAACCTCAGCAAACCGCACCGACCTGCTCACCGGCATGCGCGACGGACTCGAAGGCCGCACGGACATTCAAACGCCGGACAACTGGAATGCAGTTTACACAAAACTCAAACAGGCCGACAAACCAACCGCCCAGCTCGCCGCCGATCTCGGCCGCCATTTCGGCGACACCGAATCAGCCAAAACCGCGTTGACGACATTGAAAAACAAATCCGCAGCACTAACAGAACGTAAAAAGGCCCTGCAATCCCTCGCCGCCCGCCAGCGTCCCGAGCTCGCCGCAGAACTCCCGGCATTGCTGAACGACAATGCAATGCGCCTGGAAGCGATCCGCGCCGTGGCCGGCTTCGACAGCGAGCCATTGGCAAAGCAGCTGCTCGACGCCTACCCGAAATTCAATGCGCAGGAAAAATCGGAAGCCGTGCAAACACTGGCCTCGCGCCCGAAATCCGGCTGGCTCCTTACCCAGGCAATTTCAAAGAATGTCGTGCCTAAAAAAGACGTTCCGACCTACGTGGCGCGCCAGCTCCGGCGTGTGGTAGGCAGTGGCTTCGTGGAAGTGTGGGGGCCGATCGATCACGTTGAATTTGATGAAAAGGCCTATAAAAAATACCGCACCCTGCTTACGGACAAGGCCGTAGCCGACGCGAGCAAAACGAGCGGCCGTATCGTGTTTGAGCGAACCTGCGCGCCCTGCCACAAACTTTACGGCGAGGGCGGCATCATCGGCCCCGAACTCACCGGCTCCAACCGCGCCAACCTCGACTACCTGCTCGGCAACATCCTCGATCCGAGCGGCGAAATCCAGGACGACTACAAAATGGTGGTCATCACCACGCGCGACGGCCGCACTTATGTAGGCAACGTGGCCAAAGAAACCGAGCGGCAGCTCACCCTGCGCATAGTAGGCCAGGACGCCGTCCTGATCAACAAATCGGACATCCAAACGCGGGAAGTAACCCCGTCATCCATGATGCCGACCGGGTTGCTGGATAACTTGTCCGAAAAAGAGGTTACCGAGTTGATTGCTTACCTGCGGACGACGGCGCAGGTGCCGTTAGGGAAGCGTAGCGGAGGTAAATAGGGGAGTAAAAACCGGACAT includes:
- a CDS encoding bestrophin family protein encodes the protein MLLKKNIPIRYIFGKIKYEVMFVTVYGIAIEVIYQNYHITNISIPMTVHSVLGTIISLLLAFRSNQAYDRWWEARIIWGAIVNDSRTFARQILSLMEDPLDPDRIDGFKKRMIKRQIAWCYALGKGLRRDDPMPMISKFVSEEEMEYLKDFDNKHVGLVQLHARDLNNALKQGWLNPYQQVELDQTLTRLCDHMGKSERIKNTVFPSTYSLYIHLALHFFILLLPFGLVQLFGFLMVPVLVVITACFFLIEKMAIHLQDPFENKPTDTPVLSISRNIERDLKQMMKDKHVPQAFQPETFYIL
- a CDS encoding PVC-type heme-binding CxxCH protein — protein: MNLLRLLPLLLVFVLFNFKDDFQPRNALEATPLSADTPLRAVQDAKGETISIFRGSESKPILTQNATPDFRPYLHPIVAPDGQGVLTEYSPGHHKHQTGIYWGYTRVNGRDYFHHPGDGYWKKISAKVLEAKGTEVKWQTVYDLLDSTGTAVLTETQNWSMRVKDGKYLLDLEWNGEAKTDVTIGKYDYGGLFVRMPWKEGIKGAVVNAARQKNEKAEGQAAMWVDIGMQVPGRNDLAHIAILDHPSNKGYPQTWRVDGQLGAGPARARKGDWHIQKGETEIIKHELVVYTGDFKDVELNKTFGEFIGNTGQYNTTALWALAQKEGREAKFLSAQEAVAAMTVKEGYQVNAFASEPMMTQPMAFCWDDRGRMWIAENKDYESRGKGFSNNGSSRILILEDTDHDGVADSKKVFMEGIAFPAALAVGFGGVFVGAPPNLLFVPDKNGDDKADIDDIEVRLTGWGIRDRHETLNSFHWGPDGWLYGLQGFATPSKVGKPVGKGKLYKHKDAFPENIEVEDGVDINGGVWRYHPTKRRFEVVAHGFSNPWGIDHDAKGQLFITACVIPHLWHVVPGGIYHRQGGQHFNPYVYNDIKTIADHSHRSAHGGARIYQSDAFPAAERGKIFMANIHEHGILSDQLIPKGSGFAGKHSDDFLMANNAQWVGFSMEIGPEGGMYILDWHDADICGSDVLNSETGRIFRVVPKNSLAENWKGRYDDLNKLSDADLAALQTSKSDWHARRARVVLQSRAAASGKISQEAIAKLNVLYQSTDNADNRLRAMWALKVTDNLDNAALKQALGDADAHVRAWAIQFLCEDAQPGVEVVSQFAKMAAGDASPVVRLYLASALQRVNDEGKWNIAKGLLAHAGDAADHNLPKMIWFGIEPLVKGNATRALELAGSSKIPMVTQFIARRLVDADQISTLVAALGKTSANRTDLLTGMRDGLEGRTDIQTPDNWNAVYTKLKQADKPTAQLAADLGRHFGDTESAKTALTTLKNKSAALTERKKALQSLAARQRPELAAELPALLNDNAMRLEAIRAVAGFDSEPLAKQLLDAYPKFNAQEKSEAVQTLASRPKSGWLLTQAISKNVVPKKDVPTYVARQLRRVVGSGFVEVWGPIDHVEFDEKAYKKYRTLLTDKAVADASKTSGRIVFERTCAPCHKLYGEGGIIGPELTGSNRANLDYLLGNILDPSGEIQDDYKMVVITTRDGRTYVGNVAKETERQLTLRIVGQDAVLINKSDIQTREVTPSSMMPTGLLDNLSEKEVTELIAYLRTTAQVPLGKRSGGK